From a region of the Microcoleus sp. AS-A8 genome:
- a CDS encoding DUF937 domain-containing protein, with product MSLFDQILGAIDNPSQQASPGQLGEILSTVQQLSNNANTDPSTIQSVLSVVGSYARSALQQKRANEGEQQTQSFVNQFGGTQPSNQAVQLLFGAPQIQQIVQEVERRTGLSSGTVQAMLPILVPIVLKFLQTGSSTAQSQGSNPVLNTFLDADGDGDVDIADALGMAGRYFGQ from the coding sequence ATGAGCTTGTTCGACCAAATCCTCGGCGCGATCGACAATCCCTCTCAACAAGCGAGTCCTGGTCAGCTAGGGGAGATTCTCAGTACCGTTCAGCAGTTAAGCAATAATGCTAATACTGACCCCTCAACGATTCAATCTGTATTATCCGTTGTGGGAAGCTATGCTCGTTCTGCTCTGCAACAAAAGCGAGCCAATGAGGGTGAGCAGCAGACTCAATCATTTGTTAACCAATTCGGCGGTACTCAGCCTAGCAATCAAGCCGTCCAATTGCTATTTGGTGCGCCTCAAATCCAGCAGATCGTTCAGGAAGTCGAACGCCGGACGGGGCTAAGTTCGGGTACGGTTCAAGCCATGTTACCCATCTTGGTTCCCATCGTGTTAAAGTTCCTGCAAACGGGTAGCAGTACTGCACAATCCCAAGGGTCAAATCCCGTTTTGAATACGTTCTTAGATGCGGATGGCGATGGCGATGTCGATATCGCGGATGCCTTAGGGATGGCAGGACGCTATTTCGGACAATGA
- a CDS encoding Hpt domain-containing protein, whose product MDAGNQQRILGYFIEEAKEHLDTLEKGLLDLRTVVQDPERVNEMFRAAHSLKGGAAMLGFASIQKTAHRFEDSFKILKENSIPVDQKLETLFLQGYDTLKDLIEQLQGPFGLREEDAEKKMQAAEPDFAKLQDYLNSLSQGGGASPPEAKKSGSLPPNFVPQVTEILRQMLQLFKQQDTPASRQQLQAMCKRLLQLGAGIKPWQSLIQISYKAMANPKNSYPALAPIVIKELKQASDKLQQGKANELTPTPQLQKLAMVAAATSSAPTPTPGKEKEKPPAATKATTTTPKQTTTTPKQITLPLEPKAAAKLLVKAFDKPQLVQLVKLLAQATRG is encoded by the coding sequence GTGGATGCCGGTAACCAGCAAAGGATTTTAGGTTATTTCATTGAAGAAGCAAAAGAACACCTCGACACCCTGGAAAAAGGGCTATTAGATCTACGCACGGTGGTGCAAGATCCGGAGCGGGTGAATGAAATGTTTCGTGCCGCCCATTCACTCAAAGGAGGGGCGGCAATGCTAGGCTTTGCCAGTATTCAAAAAACAGCCCACCGTTTCGAGGATTCGTTTAAAATTCTCAAAGAGAATTCCATCCCGGTTGACCAAAAGCTAGAGACTTTATTTTTACAGGGATACGACACACTCAAAGACTTAATCGAACAGCTACAAGGACCTTTTGGCTTGCGGGAAGAGGATGCTGAGAAAAAGATGCAAGCGGCAGAACCCGATTTTGCCAAATTACAGGATTACCTCAACAGCTTATCGCAGGGTGGTGGAGCGTCGCCTCCAGAAGCTAAAAAGTCAGGGTCGCTTCCTCCGAATTTTGTGCCTCAGGTAACAGAAATTTTGAGGCAGATGTTGCAGCTATTTAAACAACAGGACACACCCGCCAGTCGCCAACAACTTCAGGCGATGTGCAAGCGGTTATTACAGCTAGGGGCGGGGATTAAACCTTGGCAATCGCTGATCCAAATCTCCTATAAAGCCATGGCGAATCCCAAGAATTCCTATCCAGCGCTAGCCCCCATAGTGATCAAGGAACTCAAGCAAGCTAGCGATAAATTACAACAAGGAAAAGCCAATGAATTAACACCAACTCCCCAATTACAAAAACTCGCCATGGTAGCTGCGGCTACTTCTTCTGCACCAACGCCTACTCCCGGTAAGGAGAAGGAGAAACCACCGGCTGCAACAAAAGCGACGACTACCACCCCCAAACAGACAACTACCACCCCCAAACAAATTACCTTACCACTGGAACCCAAAGCTGCTGCCAAGCTGCTTGTTAAAGCGTTTGACAAGCCGCAACTGGTGCAATTGGTTAAGTTACTTGCTCAAGCGACTCGCGGCTGA
- a CDS encoding cyclase family protein, which yields MDSQSPNNLPTNTPLPLTITIRQIVHLSHIIDPTIPLWPGDPPVEFETVAELDQQGYNLRRFSLGEHSGTHMNAPNSFYPQGMSIDQYPAESLITQAVVIDIRQQAATNPDYVLTISDVLTWEQQYGQIPPKSVVLLFTGWQSKWSDKAAFFNEDASGGMHFPGFGSEATQFLVSQRQIAGVGIDTHGVDSGQDTTLATNYLVLEQPRIVLENLTNLDQLPAIGTILVIGILRLLGGTGSPVAVLALLP from the coding sequence ATGGACAGTCAATCACCCAATAACCTACCGACTAATACTCCTTTACCCTTAACCATTACCATCAGGCAAATCGTTCATCTTTCTCACATTATTGACCCCACCATTCCTCTTTGGCCTGGTGACCCACCTGTAGAATTTGAAACCGTCGCTGAGTTGGATCAACAGGGTTATAATCTGCGGCGTTTCTCACTTGGGGAACATAGCGGTACGCACATGAATGCGCCTAATAGTTTCTATCCCCAAGGCATGAGCATTGACCAATACCCAGCCGAGTCATTGATAACCCAAGCAGTAGTTATTGATATTCGCCAGCAGGCAGCAACGAATCCTGATTATGTGCTTACAATATCTGATGTTCTGACATGGGAGCAACAATACGGTCAGATTCCGCCAAAAAGTGTGGTGTTGCTGTTCACGGGATGGCAGTCAAAGTGGTCTGATAAGGCAGCATTTTTCAATGAAGATGCTTCTGGAGGGATGCATTTCCCAGGTTTTGGCAGTGAGGCAACTCAGTTTTTAGTTTCACAGCGCCAGATTGCTGGAGTAGGGATTGATACCCATGGTGTGGATTCCGGTCAGGATACAACTTTGGCTACCAATTATTTAGTTTTAGAACAGCCTCGCATCGTGCTAGAAAATTTGACGAATCTAGACCAATTACCTGCGATCGGTACAATATTAGTGATTGGTATTCTGCGTCTCTTGGGTGGTACTGGCTCCCCTGTTGCAGTGTTGGCATTGCTGCCTTAA
- a CDS encoding pentapeptide repeat-containing protein has translation MTLDFSGQNLRGRSFKGRKDLAGANFSYADIRGADFTNTLLVEANFSQAQAGREPGWALIFLGVSLLLSALSGWASAWAGVITGGALTHQDPIQLLAGVVVLTTLAVCMTVTLRQGLVNAGSILLVVGVTAAAALGTLGGGTVIVSALATAVGAVAIAMVASAAGAGAGAGSAVVVAGAAATAAGMSVAITSSETTAVTGSVAAAVGVAIAMAAAGLSASVSWKAFAGDPKYTFLRQLTITFAAIGGTCFRGANLTDADFTQATLESTSFRRATLTRTCWFQAQKLSLACVGGTYLENEQVRQLVVTGEGQNQNFDHCFLRGINLRGANLVEASFVGADLTEANLQSANLSKAKLMQAHLDGADLTGARLVAACIEDWGITNETKFDKVQYEYVFRRLGQKRRPKPETPPPF, from the coding sequence ATGACTTTGGACTTCTCCGGTCAAAATCTGCGAGGTCGATCTTTCAAAGGACGGAAAGACCTTGCCGGTGCCAACTTTAGTTACGCTGATATCCGAGGAGCCGATTTTACCAACACCCTTCTTGTGGAGGCTAACTTTAGTCAGGCACAAGCGGGGCGGGAACCGGGTTGGGCCCTTATTTTTCTCGGCGTTTCCTTATTGCTATCGGCTCTATCAGGATGGGCTTCCGCCTGGGCGGGGGTCATTACAGGAGGTGCGTTAACTCATCAAGACCCCATTCAACTCCTGGCAGGTGTCGTTGTCTTAACGACGTTAGCAGTTTGCATGACAGTAACGCTCCGCCAAGGTTTAGTGAACGCAGGCTCAATACTATTAGTCGTGGGGGTTACGGCAGCCGCCGCTTTAGGAACCCTGGGGGGGGGAACTGTGATTGTCTCCGCCTTGGCTACCGCCGTTGGGGCTGTTGCGATCGCCATGGTGGCATCAGCGGCTGGGGCGGGTGCCGGGGCGGGTTCGGCTGTGGTTGTAGCAGGAGCAGCTGCCACGGCGGCGGGTATGAGTGTGGCCATCACGTCTTCTGAAACAACCGCAGTGACGGGAAGTGTAGCGGCGGCTGTGGGTGTGGCTATAGCAATGGCTGCGGCAGGATTGTCGGCTTCTGTGAGCTGGAAAGCCTTTGCGGGAGACCCCAAATATACATTCCTTCGCCAACTCACGATTACCTTTGCCGCGATTGGTGGTACCTGTTTTCGAGGAGCCAATTTAACGGATGCCGATTTCACTCAAGCCACCCTCGAAAGCACCAGTTTTAGACGAGCAACTCTGACTCGTACCTGTTGGTTCCAGGCCCAAAAGCTATCTCTGGCTTGTGTGGGAGGGACTTACCTAGAGAACGAACAAGTGCGGCAATTAGTTGTTACAGGAGAAGGACAGAATCAAAACTTCGACCATTGCTTCCTACGAGGCATCAATTTGCGGGGAGCCAACTTAGTAGAAGCTAGCTTTGTGGGTGCCGATCTCACTGAAGCCAATTTACAGTCAGCCAATTTATCCAAAGCCAAGCTTATGCAAGCGCACTTAGATGGAGCCGATCTAACCGGAGCTCGTCTTGTAGCAGCCTGTATTGAAGACTGGGGGATTACGAATGAGACGAAGTTTGATAAAGTCCAGTATGAATATGTGTTTAGGCGACTCGGACAAAAAAGACGACCTAAACCCGAAACTCCCCCACCCTTTTGA
- the psaK gene encoding photosystem I reaction center subunit PsaK: protein MIHSIILAAVQETVPATPAATGNQFLVMGICIILGLIIARVGIQNKGKGPSLPLLEPVLGKNFGLPELLAGISFGHILGVGSILGLTNTGLF from the coding sequence TTGATTCATTCAATAATACTTGCAGCAGTACAGGAAACCGTTCCCGCCACACCTGCCGCGACCGGTAATCAGTTTTTGGTGATGGGTATTTGCATCATCCTTGGCCTGATCATTGCCCGTGTTGGTATTCAGAACAAGGGCAAGGGGCCTTCCCTACCCTTACTAGAGCCTGTTTTGGGTAAAAATTTTGGTCTCCCGGAATTACTCGCGGGTATCAGCTTCGGTCATATCTTGGGAGTGGGTTCCATTTTAGGGTTGACCAACACCGGCCTGTTTTAA
- the psaK gene encoding photosystem I reaction center subunit PsaK, producing the protein MFINSLLLTLQATVPSTPQWSPSVGLVMILCNLFAFAIGRFAIQKKGVGPDLPGSKPAILNKFGIPELLATASFGHILGVGVILGLSNAGVL; encoded by the coding sequence ATGTTTATTAACTCACTTTTATTGACCCTCCAAGCTACTGTGCCATCGACACCCCAATGGAGTCCTAGCGTAGGGCTAGTCATGATTTTGTGCAACCTGTTTGCCTTCGCCATTGGTCGCTTCGCGATTCAGAAAAAAGGCGTAGGCCCAGATTTACCGGGTTCCAAGCCTGCTATTTTGAACAAATTTGGTATTCCTGAACTTTTGGCAACCGCCAGCTTTGGTCACATTCTGGGGGTTGGTGTGATCTTGGGACTGAGCAACGCCGGTGTTCTCTAG
- a CDS encoding site-2 protease family protein: protein MQANWRIGSLFGIPLFLDPSWFLVLGLVTLLNALDFSRRFELVWAWSAGLAMALLLFASVVLHELGHSLVARSQGIKVNSITLFIFGGVASIDRESKTPGQAFQVAIAGPGVSLLLSGLLYGVAQVVASNSIGQVLALDLAHINLILAIFNLIPGLPLDGGQVLKAAIWKLTGSRFQGVRWAAQTGKFLGGLAIAIGLYWILKEGQLLALWLVLIGGFVFRNASAYQRLTTLQEALLQITASETMTHEFRVVDANQTLRSFAEDYILADIQAMMPYYGAANGRYRGLVAIEDLQIIERSQWEIQTLERIVHPLSEIATVEEKTPLAEVIQRLETEPRNHLTVLSPAGAVSGVIDRGDIVRAVGKKLNMLIAEADIKRIKAEHSYPPGLQLPAIAQAINN, encoded by the coding sequence ATGCAGGCAAACTGGCGAATTGGCTCTTTATTCGGAATCCCGCTGTTTTTAGATCCATCGTGGTTTTTGGTGTTAGGGTTAGTCACCCTACTGAACGCCTTGGATTTTTCTCGCCGCTTTGAGTTGGTTTGGGCTTGGAGTGCTGGGTTGGCGATGGCGCTACTGTTGTTTGCCTCGGTTGTGTTGCATGAACTGGGTCATAGTTTAGTGGCGCGATCGCAGGGCATCAAAGTTAACTCGATTACCCTGTTTATCTTTGGTGGGGTAGCCTCGATTGATCGGGAATCCAAAACGCCTGGGCAAGCCTTTCAAGTGGCGATCGCTGGCCCCGGTGTGAGCTTACTGCTGTCTGGACTGCTTTATGGGGTGGCTCAGGTCGTGGCGAGTAATAGCATAGGACAGGTTTTAGCCCTGGATCTGGCGCATATTAATTTGATTTTAGCGATATTTAATTTAATTCCGGGACTGCCCCTGGATGGGGGACAAGTGTTGAAAGCCGCGATTTGGAAGCTGACGGGAAGTCGCTTTCAGGGGGTGCGATGGGCGGCTCAAACGGGTAAATTTTTGGGGGGATTGGCGATCGCGATCGGGCTGTACTGGATACTCAAGGAGGGTCAGCTATTGGCGCTGTGGCTGGTGTTGATTGGTGGGTTTGTGTTTCGCAATGCCAGCGCCTACCAGCGATTAACGACTCTACAAGAAGCCTTACTTCAGATTACGGCATCAGAAACAATGACCCACGAATTTCGTGTGGTGGATGCCAATCAAACCCTGCGTTCCTTTGCCGAAGATTATATCCTGGCAGACATTCAGGCGATGATGCCTTACTACGGGGCGGCTAATGGACGTTATCGTGGCTTGGTGGCGATTGAGGATTTACAGATTATTGAGCGCAGCCAATGGGAAATCCAGACTCTCGAAAGGATTGTGCATCCCTTATCCGAAATTGCCACTGTGGAGGAGAAGACTCCGTTAGCTGAAGTGATTCAGCGCTTGGAAACCGAACCGCGTAATCACTTGACGGTTCTCTCTCCCGCTGGTGCCGTTTCGGGTGTGATTGATCGGGGTGATATTGTTCGCGCTGTTGGCAAAAAGCTGAATATGCTGATTGCCGAGGCAGATATCAAACGGATTAAAGCGGAACATAGCTATCCTCCAGGATTACAACTCCCAGCGATCGCACAAGCCATCAATAATTAG
- a CDS encoding WGxxGxxG-CTERM domain-containing protein, with the protein MKLSNLSKVVSAGAIAASLAIVPLTAPVQAQTQDTAPNTNTYNQGTTGDVNSTDTNNDFDWGWLGLLGLAGLAGLLPKKRQESVHYTTQDPDVVARSRSDFR; encoded by the coding sequence ATGAAGCTTTCTAATCTATCGAAAGTTGTTAGTGCTGGTGCGATCGCTGCAAGTTTAGCCATTGTGCCTTTAACGGCTCCTGTACAAGCCCAAACCCAAGATACAGCTCCTAACACTAACACCTACAACCAGGGAACTACTGGAGATGTAAACAGCACTGATACTAACAATGATTTTGATTGGGGCTGGTTAGGTCTACTCGGTTTGGCCGGATTAGCGGGTTTACTTCCTAAAAAGCGTCAAGAAAGTGTTCATTACACCACCCAAGACCCGGATGTAGTGGCTCGTTCTCGCTCTGATTTTCGGTAG
- a CDS encoding alpha/beta hydrolase, protein MAVIEGTWQHDYIVSNGVRLHYVTQGEGPLMLMLHGFPEFWYSWRHQIPEFAKDYKVVAVDLRGYNDSDKPPEQSAYVMSELMKDVEGVIKGLGYERCVLVAHDWGGVIAWNFAYAHPDMVERLIVLNIPHPAKFVEGLRNPQQLMRSWYVFFFQIPILPELWLQAFDYEALGNALVNMAIDKSTFTPADIEAYKNAAAKRGALTAMVNYYRNIFTSARPQDWSLLDVPTLMIWGEEDTALGKELTYGTQEFVRDFQIRYIPNCSHWVQQEKPELVNQYMREFLGR, encoded by the coding sequence ATGGCTGTAATCGAAGGAACGTGGCAACACGACTATATTGTCAGCAATGGCGTGAGGCTGCATTATGTCACCCAAGGTGAAGGGCCGCTGATGCTCATGTTGCATGGATTTCCAGAGTTTTGGTACTCGTGGCGTCACCAAATCCCAGAATTTGCGAAAGATTATAAGGTGGTTGCGGTCGATCTGCGCGGTTACAACGATAGCGACAAGCCACCAGAGCAATCGGCTTATGTAATGAGTGAGCTGATGAAAGATGTTGAGGGTGTAATTAAAGGATTGGGATATGAGCGCTGCGTGTTAGTGGCTCATGACTGGGGTGGTGTGATCGCCTGGAACTTTGCCTATGCTCATCCAGACATGGTAGAGCGGCTGATTGTGCTGAACATTCCTCATCCCGCCAAATTTGTGGAAGGCTTGCGGAATCCTCAGCAGTTGATGCGGAGTTGGTATGTCTTCTTCTTCCAAATCCCAATCCTACCAGAACTATGGTTACAAGCCTTCGACTACGAAGCGTTAGGCAATGCGCTCGTGAATATGGCGATTGATAAAAGCACCTTCACCCCAGCAGATATAGAAGCCTATAAAAATGCGGCGGCGAAGCGCGGTGCACTGACGGCGATGGTTAACTATTACCGCAATATTTTTACGAGTGCGCGACCCCAGGATTGGAGTTTACTCGATGTGCCAACGTTAATGATTTGGGGTGAGGAGGACACGGCCTTGGGTAAGGAGTTGACTTACGGGACACAAGAATTCGTTAGAGATTTTCAAATCCGCTATATTCCCAACTGTAGCCACTGGGTGCAGCAGGAAAAGCCGGAGTTAGTCAATCAGTATATGCGCGAGTTCTTGGGGAGATAG
- a CDS encoding GTP-binding protein: protein MPLSRLLTLIIGISLILVLILWLIYSLSSLYTQISWTSPLLANLLLFVVIVLLGLLIFAFIYYLGLFGRSKQKSRQRRRTPRVPEEKTEAAEETLKAVQKQVTQIQDEVVRQELIARSREIASILSRGEIQVVVFGTGSAGKTSLVNALMGRMVGKVGAPMGTTGEGETYSLKLKGLERQILITDTPGILEAGVVGTQREQLARELATEANLLLFVVDNDLRQSEYEPLRRLAEIGKRSILVFNKTDLYSEDDKETILARLRQRVKGFIAVMDVVAIAANPQAVRLENGEIFQPEPDVMPLIRRLAAVLRSEGEDLVADNILLQSQRLGEEARRLIDNQRRRQAEKVVERFQWISAGVIAVTPLPGLDLLAAAAVNAQMVVEIGKIYGCELNMERGKELALSLGKTMVSLGIVRGAIELLSTALRLNVATIVIGKAIQGVTAAYLTRIAGKSFIEYFRNDQDWGDGGITEVVQRQFQLNRKDEFIKAFVQEAIARVIKPLESQSTEQEEPNKPSDW, encoded by the coding sequence ATGCCTCTGTCGCGCTTATTGACGCTCATTATTGGTATTAGCCTAATTCTGGTGCTAATACTATGGCTGATTTATTCTCTTAGCAGCCTATATACCCAAATTTCGTGGACATCCCCTCTGCTAGCCAATTTACTGCTATTTGTGGTGATTGTCCTGCTAGGGCTGTTAATCTTTGCCTTTATCTATTATTTGGGGCTGTTTGGGCGCTCCAAACAGAAATCACGCCAACGCCGCAGAACACCAAGAGTCCCAGAAGAGAAGACTGAGGCGGCAGAAGAAACCCTGAAGGCAGTGCAAAAACAGGTAACACAGATTCAGGATGAGGTGGTGCGGCAAGAGTTAATTGCGCGATCGCGGGAAATTGCATCCATCCTATCCCGTGGAGAAATCCAAGTGGTGGTATTTGGGACAGGTTCGGCGGGTAAAACCTCACTGGTGAATGCCTTGATGGGGCGGATGGTGGGGAAAGTGGGTGCACCCATGGGGACGACGGGGGAGGGAGAGACGTATAGTCTGAAGTTGAAGGGATTAGAACGTCAGATTTTGATTACTGATACACCCGGAATTTTAGAAGCGGGTGTCGTCGGTACCCAACGAGAGCAATTAGCACGAGAACTGGCAACCGAAGCCAATTTATTGCTGTTTGTGGTCGATAATGACTTGCGGCAGTCGGAATATGAACCCCTGCGCCGCTTGGCAGAGATTGGCAAGCGCAGTATCCTAGTCTTCAACAAAACAGACCTGTATTCTGAAGACGATAAAGAAACGATTCTGGCGCGGTTGCGGCAGCGAGTCAAGGGGTTTATTGCTGTGATGGATGTGGTGGCAATTGCCGCTAATCCCCAAGCGGTTCGTCTAGAAAATGGCGAAATCTTTCAACCCGAACCCGATGTGATGCCGTTAATCCGACGCCTTGCGGCGGTGCTGCGCTCAGAAGGAGAAGACTTAGTCGCTGACAATATTCTGCTGCAATCTCAGCGCTTAGGGGAAGAAGCTCGACGCCTGATCGACAACCAGCGCAGACGACAAGCGGAGAAGGTGGTGGAACGCTTCCAATGGATTAGCGCGGGGGTAATTGCTGTAACCCCCTTACCAGGATTGGATTTATTAGCCGCCGCTGCGGTGAATGCCCAAATGGTTGTGGAAATTGGCAAAATTTACGGTTGTGAACTGAATATGGAGCGAGGCAAAGAACTGGCGCTATCTTTGGGAAAAACCATGGTGAGTTTGGGGATTGTCCGAGGTGCGATTGAGCTGCTTTCGACGGCGTTGCGATTGAATGTGGCAACGATAGTGATTGGAAAGGCAATTCAGGGAGTTACCGCCGCTTATCTGACGCGAATTGCAGGGAAGAGTTTTATTGAATACTTCCGCAACGATCAAGATTGGGGAGATGGGGGGATTACTGAAGTGGTGCAGCGACAATTTCAGCTCAACCGTAAGGATGAGTTTATCAAGGCATTTGTGCAAGAAGCGATCGCACGAGTTATCAAACCGTTAGAAAGCCAATCGACGGAACAAGAAGAACCCAATAAACCCAGTGATTGGTAA
- a CDS encoding 2OG-Fe(II) oxygenase, whose translation MLKNVFVPDRIFTVSNLLSPEECAEYITLTENIGYTPAGLTVGKDEYMMAPNVRNNDRVILDDEQRAADLWCRIAEYVPTRIDNWTAIGLNERLRFYRYDPGQRFAPHGDGSYMRRNGDHSRLTFMIYLNDGFEGGDTRFYLNHNYFELLDPNVIPDVSVVPETGMALCFRHELRHEGARVIQGRKYVLRSDVMYAVM comes from the coding sequence ATGCTCAAAAACGTTTTTGTTCCCGATCGCATTTTTACCGTATCAAACCTTCTATCTCCAGAAGAGTGCGCTGAGTATATCACCTTAACCGAGAACATTGGCTACACCCCTGCGGGTCTTACCGTTGGCAAGGATGAATATATGATGGCTCCTAATGTTCGCAATAACGATCGCGTAATCCTGGATGACGAACAACGTGCAGCAGACTTATGGTGTCGTATCGCGGAGTATGTTCCCACCCGAATCGATAACTGGACGGCAATCGGACTGAATGAACGTTTACGATTTTACCGCTACGACCCCGGTCAGCGCTTTGCACCCCATGGGGATGGTTCTTATATGCGGAGAAATGGTGACCATAGCCGATTAACGTTTATGATTTACCTCAATGATGGCTTTGAAGGGGGCGACACTCGCTTCTATCTGAACCACAACTACTTTGAATTACTCGATCCGAATGTGATACCTGATGTATCTGTAGTGCCTGAGACAGGTATGGCTCTGTGTTTCCGCCATGAGCTACGGCATGAGGGTGCTCGCGTGATCCAGGGTAGAAAATACGTCCTACGCTCAGATGTAATGTACGCTGTGATGTGA
- a CDS encoding putative 2-dehydropantoate 2-reductase: protein MVSTTRKGDRRYAILGTGALGGYYGACLQRVGLEVHFLLHHDYQHVREQGLVIESPDGYFTLPYVNAYGDAAKMPACDVAIVALKTTQNHLLPDMLPPVVKDDGVVLVLQNGMGIEQEVAQLVGSQRVMGGLCFLCSNKVGPGYIHHLDYKQITLGEYLPDYQPGGLTQRMRQVADDFERAGIPITLAEDLLLARWQKLVWNIPYNGLSVVLDATTNELMADQYTRSLVEQLMGEVVAGAAATNRKISDRFIQTMLDYTEKMTPYRTSMKIDYDERRPLEVEAIVGNPLRVATAAGTDLPLISMLYRQLKFLDVQNRRLNAD, encoded by the coding sequence ATGGTTTCTACGACTCGAAAAGGCGATCGCCGTTATGCCATCCTGGGGACGGGTGCGTTAGGTGGGTACTACGGTGCTTGCTTGCAACGAGTAGGTCTAGAGGTACACTTCCTGCTGCATCACGATTACCAACACGTTAGAGAGCAGGGTTTAGTAATTGAGTCACCCGATGGGTACTTCACTCTCCCCTACGTTAATGCTTATGGCGATGCCGCCAAAATGCCAGCTTGTGATGTGGCGATTGTGGCACTCAAGACCACACAAAATCATCTACTACCTGACATGCTGCCCCCTGTAGTCAAAGACGACGGTGTTGTTTTAGTGCTGCAAAATGGCATGGGGATAGAACAGGAAGTCGCCCAACTTGTCGGCTCACAACGGGTTATGGGGGGCTTGTGTTTTCTCTGTTCCAATAAGGTGGGGCCAGGATATATCCACCACCTGGATTACAAACAAATTACCCTGGGCGAATATCTTCCAGACTATCAACCCGGTGGCTTAACACAGCGGATGCGTCAGGTTGCCGATGATTTTGAACGTGCAGGTATCCCCATCACGTTGGCGGAAGACTTGCTGTTGGCTCGTTGGCAAAAATTGGTGTGGAATATTCCCTACAATGGGCTTTCTGTGGTACTCGATGCCACAACAAATGAGCTGATGGCCGATCAGTATACCCGATCGCTCGTTGAACAGCTCATGGGAGAAGTGGTTGCGGGTGCGGCGGCTACGAATCGTAAAATTAGCGATCGCTTTATTCAAACAATGCTCGATTATACGGAAAAGATGACGCCGTATCGTACCAGCATGAAAATTGACTACGACGAAAGGCGTCCCTTAGAAGTAGAGGCAATTGTTGGTAATCCCTTACGGGTTGCCACAGCAGCCGGTACTGATTTGCCGCTCATTTCGATGCTTTACCGTCAACTCAAGTTTCTCGATGTGCAAAACCGCCGCTTGAATGCTGATTAG
- a CDS encoding phosphoribosylanthranilate isomerase, which yields MRVKICGITKPEQGQAIAQLGATALGFICVQASPRYVTPSQIRAVVDSLKSSIDCIGVFANADWEEICQIVADAGLTAVQLHGNESPGFCEKLRYALPEIEIIKALRVKTPECLDTAVTYTHCVDTLLLDAYHPQLLGGTGKTLDWAILREFQPSIPWLLAGGLTPDNILDALKQLQPSGIDLSSGVERSPGDKDLAQVALLFQRLGSLH from the coding sequence ATGCGGGTCAAAATTTGTGGTATTACCAAACCAGAGCAAGGTCAAGCGATCGCCCAACTGGGAGCAACAGCCCTCGGCTTTATCTGCGTACAAGCTTCCCCACGTTATGTGACGCCCAGTCAAATCCGGGCAGTCGTGGATTCCTTAAAGTCATCCATAGACTGTATTGGTGTATTTGCTAATGCGGATTGGGAGGAAATCTGTCAAATTGTTGCCGACGCCGGTTTGACGGCTGTGCAACTGCATGGCAATGAATCCCCGGGATTTTGCGAAAAGTTACGCTATGCTCTGCCTGAGATAGAAATTATCAAAGCCCTGAGGGTGAAGACTCCAGAATGTTTAGACACAGCGGTGACTTATACCCATTGTGTAGATACACTGCTGCTGGATGCTTATCATCCTCAATTGCTGGGCGGTACGGGGAAAACCTTAGATTGGGCGATTCTGCGAGAATTTCAGCCTAGCATTCCCTGGTTACTCGCGGGTGGTTTGACGCCAGATAACATCTTAGATGCTTTAAAGCAGTTGCAACCCAGTGGGATTGACTTATCCAGTGGCGTGGAGCGATCGCCTGGAGATAAAGATTTAGCTCAAGTTGCCTTGCTATTCCAGCGATTGGGAAGCCTTCATTAG